From Candidatus Nucleicultrix amoebiphila FS5, a single genomic window includes:
- a CDS encoding PGPGW domain-containing protein has product MRFILGYFFLLIGIIGVFIPFLQGWLFIILGLILLKSHAKWAKPLNSWVREKISKKPFDNSRIIQNY; this is encoded by the coding sequence TTGCGCTTTATCCTTGGCTATTTCTTTTTGCTCATAGGGATAATTGGTGTCTTCATTCCCTTTTTACAAGGATGGTTGTTTATAATTTTGGGGCTGATTTTGCTTAAAAGTCATGCCAAATGGGCAAAACCCCTGAATTCATGGGTGAGAGAAAAAATATCCAAAAAGCCGTTCGATAATTCGAGGATTATACAAAACTATTAA
- a CDS encoding DUF2703 domain-containing protein, with product MKQMQILWKRLIKGGETCTRCGDTGRELEAAVAKLAAALRPLEIEPVLETQEIDEAAFKANTSESNRVWIAGKSIEEWLGADVGMSRCCSVCGDSDCRTLEVGGRTYETIPEEQFIKAGLMAASQMIMSASSSDR from the coding sequence ATGAAACAGATGCAGATTTTGTGGAAGCGCCTCATTAAGGGCGGCGAGACTTGCACACGTTGCGGGGACACCGGTCGTGAACTCGAAGCAGCGGTGGCCAAATTAGCGGCCGCGCTGCGACCGCTAGAAATCGAGCCCGTACTCGAAACGCAGGAAATCGATGAAGCTGCGTTCAAAGCCAATACCTCGGAGTCCAACCGCGTGTGGATCGCGGGCAAATCCATTGAGGAGTGGCTCGGCGCCGACGTTGGTATGAGCCGCTGCTGCTCCGTGTGCGGTGACTCGGATTGCCGAACACTTGAAGTCGGCGGGCGTACTTACGAGACAATTCCGGAGGAGCAGTTCATCAAAGCCGGGTTGATGGCGGCCAGTCAGATGATCATGTCGGCATCATCGTCGGACAGATGA
- a CDS encoding DUF302 domain-containing protein — protein sequence MSNRYGFGKEVSYSFNEAIERVTQALKQEGFGVLTEIDVAATVKKKLDQEMLSYRILGACNPQLAHQALKIDPSIGLLLPCNIVVRMKEDGQVYVEFMDPAAVLDLVNKPEINCISSEARERLLRVMHAL from the coding sequence ATGAGTAATAGATATGGTTTTGGAAAGGAAGTCTCATATTCCTTTAACGAAGCAATTGAGCGAGTCACTCAGGCATTAAAACAAGAAGGGTTCGGTGTTTTAACTGAAATCGATGTAGCTGCAACGGTCAAAAAGAAACTCGATCAAGAGATGCTTTCTTATCGTATATTAGGTGCTTGCAATCCTCAATTAGCTCACCAGGCTCTGAAAATAGATCCATCCATTGGTCTGCTTTTGCCCTGTAATATCGTTGTTCGCATGAAGGAAGATGGTCAAGTTTATGTGGAGTTTATGGATCCAGCTGCTGTGTTAGATTTGGTTAATAAACCAGAAATAAACTGTATTAGTAGTGAGGCTAGAGAACGGCTATTACGAGTAATGCACGCACTATAG
- a CDS encoding conjugal transfer protein TraD has protein sequence MTRVNILERKQQMIEFKKNRLMRIESHVKLMERQSRTRRLIELGGLVAKAGLDDLETNVLYGALLEIKEKADDIKIVKAWAHKGGAAFAKDNKDTSPVIVKFTSKPNEEVRAKMRELGLKWNAIRGEWQGWVDLKGLKDLLQKEEAAILKITEQEVV, from the coding sequence ATGACACGAGTGAACATCCTTGAAAGAAAGCAACAGATGATTGAGTTTAAGAAAAATAGGCTCATGCGGATTGAGTCCCATGTAAAACTCATGGAGCGACAATCCAGAACACGAAGACTTATTGAACTCGGCGGACTCGTGGCTAAAGCTGGACTCGATGATTTAGAGACCAATGTTCTTTATGGAGCTCTGCTGGAAATCAAAGAAAAAGCTGATGATATAAAAATAGTGAAAGCATGGGCTCATAAAGGCGGCGCTGCCTTTGCTAAGGATAATAAGGATACATCCCCTGTGATCGTTAAGTTCACCTCAAAACCCAATGAAGAGGTAAGGGCAAAGATGCGAGAACTTGGCCTCAAATGGAACGCCATCCGAGGGGAGTGGCAGGGATGGGTGGATTTGAAGGGGTTGAAAGATCTTCTGCAAAAGGAAGAAGCGGCAATCCTTAAGATCACTGAACAAGAAGTTGTTTAG
- a CDS encoding heavy-metal-associated domain-containing protein: MKNLLTIFFMGSFLAVSAFAVQLSTIELSVQNMTCNLCPITVRKALETVPGVKEVSVDLKTKVAKVTYDKEKAKLSDLAKATTEAGYPSKLLRR; this comes from the coding sequence ATGAAAAATTTATTGACGATCTTTTTTATGGGTAGTTTTTTAGCTGTCTCAGCATTTGCAGTGCAGTTATCGACTATTGAATTGTCTGTGCAAAATATGACCTGCAATCTTTGTCCTATTACGGTTCGAAAAGCTCTTGAAACTGTTCCTGGCGTTAAGGAAGTCTCTGTTGATCTGAAAACAAAAGTTGCAAAAGTAACTTACGATAAAGAGAAAGCTAAACTTTCTGACCTTGCAAAAGCAACAACTGAGGCTGGCTATCCTTCAAAGCTCTTAAGAAGATAA